ACTCTTTGCTCTAGTGTCTTCCGTTCACATCGCCGGAATGCGCTCGCCTGCCTCCACGTCGCGTGGCATCGGTAGGAGTTGGTCGCCAACCGCCACGCCGCGCTCGACATGCGGCTAATCATGGGGGGAAACCTCCTCCAGGCCGACCTCGAGGCCACCAAATAGCGCGCATCATCGCCAACCCCGGTGAAGGCAGCGACGCGGAGGCTATCGATGAGTAGACCCGGTCATCGTTTCTCTCCCGCAACAACACGGCCCTCCGCCGTCGCTCGGCTCCTGCTCCCATCCCTCTGCAAACGAAGAGAaaggagagggaaagagagatagaagggagagagagaggaggaagaaggaaatgaTAGAGGATGGCATGTAGGGTCCCAACATGATACTGTGTCCCACAATTATTTGTGTGAACAACAAATGGGTCCTACATattcttttaattttaataccaCATAAGTGCCACGTCAGCGTCACGTTGGATGAATactaggtcaacaccgccacgtaaGCGCTACATAAGCAAAACCGCCCTCTAAAACCGTCAAGGGGGTCAAATTgcaccagttttaatagttgaatGGTCTGAGATATCCAGTATTGTGGTTCagggatacgaatcagattaggccactagttaagggagtcaaagtggacttagtCCTGGCGTTTTTGCATGAGACGTCAGAGTCGGGCCTGATAAACGGGCCCGCATGCAACCAAACAAGTGCTCGCTTGCACGCACCAAGCATCTAAACAAGGGGGTTGCTAGGGCGCGTGCGCGCTAGGAAAGGGAGTTAGCGAGTACTTCCTCCCTTTTAGTCTTAActacatatattaattaatacacttaacactaatgatagtaattaagaaaatattctGGAGATTTTttgggagatttttttacttaacagattgaaaatttttgaagttagatttgaatacttttgatttaagttttaaattttaaagtcaaattttaaaaactttcaactcagatttgaaaactttcaacttgatatttgaaaactttcaactcagatttaaaaactttcaactcgagaatcgagattcaaaaactttcaagtccagatttgaaaattttgaaaactttcagtttgagatttgaaaactttcaacttgagatttgaaaactttcaactcgagaatcgagattcaaaaactatcaatttgaaaattttgaaaactttcaatttgagatttgaaaacttttaactcgagattcaaaaactttcaaatccagattcgaaaactttcaaatctagatttgaaaattttgaaaactttcaacttgagatttgaaaactttcaacacagATTTGagaactttcaactcgagaatcgagattcaaaaactttcaagttcaaatttgaaaattttgaaaactttcaatttgagatttgaaaactttcaactcgagatttgaaaacttccaaatccagatttgaaaaaattgaaaaatttcaacttgagattcgaaacctttcaacttagatttgagaactttcaacttgagaatCGACATTCAAAAATTCcaagttcagatttgaaaattttgaaaactttcaatttgagatttgaaaactttcaactcagatttgagaactttcaactcgagaatcgagATTCAAATACtttcaagttcagatttgaaaattttcaaattgagattcaaaaactttcaacttgagatttgaaaactttcaactcagatttgagaactttcaacttgagaatCGAGATTCAAATACtttcaagttcagatttgaaaattttgaaaactttcaatttgagatttgaaaattttgaaaacttttaactcgagattcgaaaactttcaaatccagattttaaaaatttgaaaatttttaaatcgagatttgaaaactttcaagtcgagatgtgaaaactttcaactcaaaattttaaaactttcaaactcaaaacatgataaaagatttaaaaaaataagaaaaaagtgaggaaaaaaaggaaaagaaaaaaaagaaaaaaaacatggagaaaaaaatcataaaaaagtgaggaaaaaagggaaaagaaaacgaaaaaaaagaaaaaaaaagcgtgGAGAGGCGCGCGCGCCAGCGCAACGGCGCTGGGCCTTATGGGCCTAaaacgcgcgccgccggcgcatGCGCGCTAACTAGCGATTCCGACCAAACAAAGCTTAAAAATCTACTGAATTTGCTATCAATCTGTCGACAGATTTCCAGTCAGAGATTTGTCGATTTTTAGGCCGTATGATTTGCGTGGAGATTTGTGCTAATATAGTGGTTAAAAAGCGCAAGTGCGTGTATAGCAGGGGATCGATTCGAGGAGCTCTTGTCCTGTTAGCTTTATACCAAGTACTAGCAGTTAAGCTAAATTAGTTGAAGAGACAAAATAAAGTTTATACTGAAGTTACAGTGTTAATAAACTAAAATTACAATGTAGTAACACTGTAGTTATATGTAGATACAGTGTAATTACAGAATAACTACAATGTAATTTTTAATAGATGGATTGGTAATATTATTTTATGCACAAATCTAGCAAATAAACTATGCAATATATCTACTAGATATCACactataaaattacagtcctatataattaaaattacatttgtaaattctgttgatatgacatgtaagtgcactgtaattttgatagaaatgttgtgtaagtaaatatgtattttttttattttcttttgtagtcCATTGGATGTAAATATGAGGGTAGAAAAAAATCTAggtgatttttttattagatatcaCCTGACAAATGGATAGGCAGTGTAGGCCTTAAAAGCTTGCCATTTTAGACCCTCTATGTTTAGCCTTATAAACCAATTTATAAGTTGAAAATTCTAaacgtactcccttcgtttcatattataaagctttatagcattgctcacattcatatagatgttaatgagtcatacatacatatatatatatatatatatatatatatatatatatatatatatatatatatatatatatatatatatatatatatatatatatatatatatatatatatatatatatatatatatatatatatatagagtaaatttgtttggtgctccatggtgcccgggtaccattgttgaaattgagtacatacctaattcaaatgagtatgaaactttttcaattacttaggtattaatattaactactttactaactagtttaaagcaagtttgaactgaatttgaacttatttttgttagattttgattctaggtatatagcatccatacatataattagttaggtatgtaatcatggattgtaaaataaagttaaatttgagttgttttgttgataagtataggtatgaatcaaattattataactaggtatatactcacaatttgaaaattttgaaaaatttgagtgattttgtgcattagataccatggtgcccaggcaccatgatgccccatatgagtgtcctatatatatatatataaaatatgaaatatgaaacggaggaagtagctattTTGTTTAGCTTTTATAAAGCCATAAAGCCACTCTTCCTGTCTTACAATGTTTAACGAAAAGCTAAGCtgaagaagttttttttttctcttatgtgATGTAGAGATATATTAAATCCACCGACTTATAATCATATAagctcatataagccaataaacaTAAGGCTAAACAAAGAGACCCTTAGATGCTATATTATTCATTTTCTATTTGCAAGACAATGGATATTTGATTTCCTCTATTGGTAGGGTTAGAAACATGTGCTGATGCAGCAACCTTGCTTTGAGGACTGTTGGATACCCTACTGTAAATGTTTCGTACCGTCTAACTAGGAAATTAGGCAAGGCAGGGAGCGCCATGCGAAGTTACAACTGGACATGCAAGACAACATAGATCAATGGAAAGCTGACGACTATAGCTATAGTAGGGGAAGTAGTCTATCTTCTCCACCAAGCTGATATTTTAGGGTTTTGCTGGCTATAGCAATTGATTACGCAACTACgtacaaatacttaattaatcacgtgctaatggaccgctccgttttccgtgcgtacATTTTAGGCGGGGAACCGACTAGAGCGAACACAACCTAAGAGCAAGTAGTAATTAGATGAGTAGTGAAGATCAGTAGAAAAAAGTGAACGGTCGAGGGTTATGATTAGTTGGACAGAGAATGTTAGTGGagaagttatattttagaacaaatacTATGGGctaaaagttatattttaggatggagtaacTACTATATGAGTTGGTTGAGAGGTTATCAGATTGTATAACTGCAGACACCTTATAAGAtatttcctccatttcatattataagactttctagcattgtccgcattcatatagatattaatgatctagacatatatatgtatagattcattaacatctactcttcgtttcacaatgtaaattattctagcatttcgtagattcattaacatcaatatgaatgtgcgaaatgctagaatgatttacattgtaaaacgaaggaagtatataAACGTGAAcaatactagaaaatcttataatatgaaacgaagggaatAATCTATACTTGGGTCCTATAGTGTATAGCTTGGTTCAATTGGTACACGTGCAGTGTGAACATCTTTGGAATAATAGTGTATTCTGCATCTCACCATGTCTCCAGTTAATATAGTGCAATTTAAATCAAACCAGATACTAATGAACTACACCGGCTGAAAATGCAATTATACCAAACTAGTTTATCCGAAGACTACTGAGCCCTGCAAGGAAAATATGCAACGATATATGGTAGCCATATAGCACCCAAGAAGTCAGCATTCATTAGCCTATAGCACCCAACCAACCTACAAAATTGCCAGCGCAGAAAATTGATACGCATACAAATTAAGATGCAAGCTGACCTCAATGGACACTAATGATTACGAAATTTTTAACTAAGAACAGAAGAAAAACGATGATATACTACTATGAATTCAAGATACTTCATCGCCATCATATCAAGCCTATGATAGGAAAGATCCACAGAAAATATGCTCCAGTTGCATCTCAAATCGACTAAATACGAGCTCAACTAACAGCCATAGTGACTTTGCTATCTAATCAAAGCACATGTGCGATCTCTTGAATTCTAAACACTGAAAAAGTGATTTTAAATTCTACAAGCCAATCTAACAGGAGTCAGGAGTGGTACAGCAACCTTAGCAGAGCCAATCTAACAGGCGTACATAAACCTTAGCAGAGCCAAATCTAGCAGGAGAGGTACATAACCTTAGCAGATTAAACTTCAACTCTTCTTTTCTAGCTGCAGATAATTTATCTTGCCTTGTCTAGTACCGACCTTCTGCAAGCTTATCTAACACACACATGGCAGCATCTGAAGCTGTCTACCTTGCATATGGATGATAACGACCAGAAGCACCAGCACCACTGCTACCATAGCCTCCTCTAGCACCATAGAGTCCACCCGTGCCAAAGCCAACACCAGCACCAGGACCTGAAGAAGAGTCATAACTAGGGCCATAGCTAGAACCACCAAAACCCCCAGCATCACGCCCATATGCACCACCTAAACCACCAGCATAACCACCACCAAAGCTTCCTCCATAAGTGCTACCAAAGCGACTAGAATAGAGAGATGATTCTCCACGATATCCTCCTAATGCTCCACCATAAGCACCATAGCCACTACCATAGTCACCAGGGCCATAAGAACTACTGTAACCACCAGGCCTAGTGCCAAAACTTCCAGGTGATCTATAGGGGCCAAAGCTACCACCATAATTATAAGAGTTGCCCAATCCATCATAACCATCCGCATGTGGACGGCCCCTAGGTTCACTATCAAATGAACGATGAGGTGGGTTAGAGGGTTTCTTTGGTTCGGCCTTCTTGATCTCCACCTACAGCAAAGCAAGAAAGTCAACCTATATTCTCTTAAGACCTTTCTACTTCCACGAAAATGGAGTGCTAATAACCTGCAGCCTATATAAGACAACGAATAAAGCAACAGAAACATAACAGCAAATCAGCAAGGGTTCTCCCAGAGGTAACTGGAAGAACACAGTTTATTAACATGTGCAGGCATAGTTGTACCAAACTAGAATtacaaacttcaaaaagcaaTACACCGAGTCTCACCTGAGAACCATTTAGATCAATCATATTGCCTTTCTTAGCTAATAATTCATCTACAGTTTTTTCTGCATCAAAGACTACAAATCCAAATCCTCGTGACCGGTTAGTTGAATGGTCACGAATGATTTCATGTTCCACCACCTTTCCAAATTTCGAAAAGAACTCCTTGAATTCATCTGTCAAATTATCGCATCAACATGTTCAGTATacttataaaataataatatgagCTAGTCCATGGTTAGGCAAACAATATATACATGTAATACCTTCTTTCAAAGCAGATGGTAATCCACCAACAAATATTTTCTTCGTCTTGAAATCTTTTAGGGGGGCAGCACCCTTTGGAATAGTTCTCTTAATTTCAACCTGCATGTTTCACGTTGAATCATGTTACGATATAAACAGAGTGAGAGAAGCAATAGGCAATGCCTATTTTTTGCTAAAGGAAGTTGGACTAGTATATTAACTTATAAACTTATGACATACTCTGGTAACCGACATTCATACAACCAAGCTCAAAGGATCAAAAGAAGTCAGGTAGCAACAGGAATCAAACAATTTACCTCCTTTCCATTAATAACATGGTTGTCCTCAATCACTCTGTCAACAACAGCAGGATCTGCAAAGGTAATAAATCCAAATCCTCTGGGTTTCTGGGTAAAGCGGTCCTTCATTATGACGGCATCAACTATCTCCCCATACTTCTCAAAGTATTCTTTGAAAGTACCTGCATGTTCAAGAGCATAACGAAGAAGTTAACAGACAGCTAGAGTAAATCTGAATAAAACaagcaataaaaaaatagcCTCAGATTTTTTACTTCTTATATAAATCTTAGAATACAAGATACAGAccaatgaaaaaataatttccgAGGGCCACACGAAGATCAGTACAAAAAAATTTGACCTTTTGTATGATAGGTAACAAGTGCACATGAAACCCAATTAAATAATTCACAACATGAAAAAGGCAAAGCATATTTGGTAGAATAGAAGTATCAGACATCTATTATCAACAAATACATCAGCTATTGCTTTACTAAAAGTTTTAAGCTATGATGATACCAACCTAAAAGATAAGCAAATACAGTTGATTCCATAATAAAATATCACAATTTATCTTCGTATAATATTCATGGCTCATTTTCTCCCGAAAATTAGGCGGGCCCTAACAGTGCACACAAAACTTCCGTTTCCTATATGTATGGGTGGCAACGGGGTGGGGCAGGGTGGGGCGGGGTGGGGCAGGGCCGGGTTGGGTTGGAatgcccccgcccccgccctcATGAGGGTATCCCTGCCCCCACCCCCACAAAGGAAGTCGGGTGAAAAACATCACCCGTCCCCGCCCCCACAGGGGACCCGGCGGGTGATCGGGGCCCCGCATCACCCGGATGGAGTTAATACTTCATAAAAATATTGCAATACactaaataatactccctccgtattttaatgtatgacgccgttgactttttgacaaacgtttgacctttcgtcttattcaaaaaatttatgtaattataatttattttattgtgaattgatttatcatcaaatgttctttaagcatgacataagtatttttatatttgcataaaaattttgaataagacgagtggtcaaacgttggttcaaaagtcaacggcttcatacattaaaatacggaggggtATGGTAAAATTTCAATAGCCCCCGACGAAGTGGGTTGGTTGAAGGAAGGAAAGGGATTACAGTTGAGGAGAACTAGGGTGTTGAGCTTTTATATGTCAATTTTGAATGGGCTTGTTGGGTCTATATTATTGTAATGGACTACTTTTAGAGAAGTTTCTCACATATGGGGCCCCTCCAGGTCACCTGCGGGTTAATTCTGATCCCCGCCCCCGTCCCCATCCACCCGCGGGTGAGAATCCCCCCCCCCGCgaccccgaccccgaccccATAGGGGCGGGTCCCTGGCCCCAACGGGGAAATTGCTACCCCTACCTATATGTCTGGCACTGGTTGCAAGGAAAGGATTAGTGCAGGACCTCTCTGCCATCCTCACTGCCACATGCCAAATTTGTAAAAAGGTTAATGGAAGTCCCTACTGTTGTCGAGCAGTACACCTTTGAAAGACGCTATTCCCTTTGACTTTTTCACAAATCTTGCTGACAAGCCAAATTTGAGCAAGATGAGGTCGACATGACAAATGTAGGTTCAAAAATATTGTTTGGTCCAACCACAGTGCCAGTACCCTATATCACACATATATTAGTTTTTATTTGGTGCAGCATGAATTGTTAACGGAACAACTGTATTTGTCGCTACGTAGTGCATCCCAGAATATGCCAAAGCATGCCACCAAAGCTAAGGTCGCAAAATTGCCATGCTCTTAATCAAGAGAAGAGCTATTCTCCACCGGGCCAACTAGACCAGATCAAGGAAATTATTACCTCCAGAACTAGGTCAATCGCAACATATAAAAGCTAAAAACATGAAGATCTGAACAAGAACCGAACCATAAATAACTAATCAAGCATACGCCAAAACAGCCAGTAAACACGAGGGAGAGAGTGAATCTATAGCAGATCTGGACTTACCCATGGTGGTGTCCTTAGGCAGCCCGCCGATGAAGATCTTGCTGCAGGAAGAGCAAACCAAAGACAAAACCACACGAAAAAATACATCAGAAAAATAATGCCGAAAGATTTCGGAACCGAGCCACCGTAAGGAGCGAGGTGGGGATCTGGGGAAGGGGAGAAGGGCGAGAGGACTGACGCTGGGCTGGCGCCGTCGTGCTCCTTCATcttgccgccggccatggcgataGAGAGAGATTAGACGGGCTAGGGTTTCGCGTTTCGTTGGAAGAGGCGGGTGGAAGGGGAGGACGCGTGAGATTGGGGATTTTTATCTGCCAGTGGAATTGGGATCCGGAAGCGCCTAAGTTATGTCGGTTTCGACTTTGGACTTTGGACGATGATGGCCACTGACCACCACGCGAACGTTCGCGCGGAACGTGGTCGCACGAACGCAGGGCTAGGCTGAGTTCGGGAGTAACTCACCTACCCCacacgtaaaacggagcaaTACATTttctcatgattaattaagtatttactaattatatttaaaaaatagattaatataattttttaaaacaactttcgtatattttttttttgcaaaaaacacaccgtttagcatttTGAAAAAAGTGAGTGCGGAAAATGAGGGTGGTAAATTGGAAAAGTTGGTAAAAGAACTCAGCCGAATACGTAAGGAGTGGGCATAAATAAATCTCTAGCAAGACTAGCAGATTGGAACAGAATTAAGGCTTCTTGCAATCAGTTAACTTTAAATGATAAAAAAGATGTGGTTGTGTGGAATCTGACAAAAAATGGATTGTTCAGTGTTAAATTCTTTTATACAGCTCTGAAACTTCAGGAAACATCCTCCATGACAGGGGTATACATAAGAAAATCTGGAAAATCAAGATTCCTTTAAAAGTTAGGATTTTCATGTGGTTGATGTTAAAAGAGAGTATTCTAACAAAAGACAATTTGATAAAAAGGGGTGgaaaaaaggaaacaacttATGCCAGTTCTGTGAACAAAAAGAGACAATCcaacatttattttttgaatgtcCAATAGTAAGGTTCACCTGGAACATTGTGATTTGTGCTTTTGGAATGAAACAGATCAAAGACCTGAAACACATGCTGAACTCTTGGATTCGATCTTGTGACAAAACCACAAAACAGTTAATATTGGTTGGTGTGGCTGCTATAATTTGGGCCACTTGGAAAGCTAGAAACAAAGCTTGTTTCAATCAAATTTTACCACATAATCCAACTGATATTTTATATAATGCTTGTGCATTAATGATTGACTGGTCTATTTTACAGAGTTCGGAGGAAAAGTGAAGAAAGTTGAAGTGGGGAGCTTAATTGCTAAAGCAAATAGCAAGTGAAGTCTTCAAGTCTCAGTTTGGATGGCGCCTAGGACAGAGAAGATTACTGAATAGCTGATATAGAGCAGGAAGATCTGGAGAACGAAGTTGAtgaagggcctgtttggcacagctccagctccagctccacccctcctggagttggagctcagccaaacagtttcagcttcaataaaactgggagtggagttgggtggagctctctcacaaaatgaactggagttgtggagctaggtttaggcagctccacaactccactccagacccaattcctggagttaaatttaggagttggagctgtaccaaacaggcccgaAATCTTGTGTTGTGATCGATGGTCTTTTTGGCTTGCTCTACATAGCAGTTGAGGGGGGTTTCCTGTAAAAAACAGTTTGTTGTTTCGGGCATTTcatgctgttttttttctttcttctttgtttGCTCCATGTGAGCCCCAGGGGAGAGTTTTCTCCTCGGGTTTAAGACCTTAAATTTCCACATTTCTTTAATGGAAATGGAGGGCTTTTTGCcctttgcttaaaaaaataaatctctaGCAAGAAGATTTGGTATTTGGtaatactttgatttttttataataataaatttgtttggtttgtaACCTTGCCAAATAATGACAAGTAATTTTGAGAACCACTATAGCACTTTGTTTAATAAACGATGTATGGCATATGACATTTCCTTTTCTTAATCCGGAAAATGGGAAAATATTGagaggataattttttttattatttttacttcCTATCTTAGTTATGCAGTACAACGGTTTCCAAAATGAATCATCATTACATTCTCTTTCTCCACGAGGGCGGTGACCTCCCAACTCCACTACTCATTGTCGATGGATTGACACCTCTGGGTAGATCTGCACCCATGCGACTGAGGTAgccccttcccccctcccccggcATATGTAAGTGTGATGCACCCCCTACatctctttctccctccttttcttaCACAACGTCCTCCCATTTATTCCATCTCCTTCCCCTTTTCTTGCACTACATCCTCCCATTTATTCCATCTCCTTCCCCTTTTCTTACACTACGTCCTCACATTTATTCCATCTCCTTCTGTAGCAACCTGATTCTCCTTCTGGAGACTAAACTCTCCAAGACAatgagaaagaagaggaagatgctAGACAAGGTGAGAAAGGACACCTTCCCCGGATCGCAGTCGAAGTGTGAGATTTTGATAGCCGATTCACGGCTCCCGTCCTTATTAGATCCAACTCTTGCATCCTTAGAACTAACTGAACATAGGGATGCCAAGACAGGAAAGAATTTGTCGAAGACATCACAAGACGATAAAGCAAGCCGATGACGATGAGGAGGttagttgtttttctttttgtcttttATGTGTTATGCTCTAATAACAATGTCACCTTGCGATAGAAATTTATACCTGATGAGGCTCACGCCAAATAGGGA
The Oryza glaberrima chromosome 8, OglaRS2, whole genome shotgun sequence DNA segment above includes these coding regions:
- the LOC127782450 gene encoding uncharacterized protein LOC127782450; translated protein: MAGGKMKEHDGASPAKIFIGGLPKDTTMGTFKEYFEKYGEIVDAVIMKDRFTQKPRGFGFITFADPAVVDRVIEDNHVINGKEVEIKRTIPKGAAPLKDFKTKKIFVGGLPSALKEDEFKEFFSKFGKVVEHEIIRDHSTNRSRGFGFVVFDAEKTVDELLAKKGNMIDLNGSQVEIKKAEPKKPSNPPHRSFDSEPRGRPHADGYDGLGNSYNYGGSFGPYRSPGSFGTRPGGYSSSYGPGDYGSGYGAYGGALGGYRGESSLYSSRFGSTYGGSFGGGYAGGLGGAYGRDAGGFGGSSYGPSYDSSSGPGAGVGFGTGGLYGARGGYGSSGAGASGRYHPYAR